Proteins from one Agelaius phoeniceus isolate bAgePho1 chromosome 10, bAgePho1.hap1, whole genome shotgun sequence genomic window:
- the THAP4 gene encoding peroxynitrite isomerase THAP4 isoform X2, which translates to MAVHGADTETPQLNPVMEPLSWMLGTWLSDPPGDGTFPTMKPFQYLEEVHISHVGQPMLNFSFNAFHPDTRKPMHRECGFIRLKPDTNKVAFISAQNTGLVEVEEGEVNGQELSIASHSIARISFAKKPHVEQITRKFRLNSDGKLEQTVSMATTTQPMTQHLHITYKKVTP; encoded by the exons ATGGCTGTGCACGGAGCAGACACAG AGACTCCCCAGCTGAACCCTGTGATGGAACCCCTGTCCTGGATGCTGGGCACCTGGCTCTCAGACCCACCAGGAGATGGCACCTTCCCTACAATGAAGCCCTTCCAGTACCTGGAGGAAGTGCACATCTCTCACGTGGGACAGCCCATGCTCAACTTCTC GTTCAACGCCTTCCACCCGGACACCAGGAAGCCCATGCACCGGGAGTGTGGCTTCATCCGCCTCAAACCCGACACTAACAAGGTGGCCTTCATCAGTGCCCAGAACACAG GTCTGGTGGAGGTGGAGGAAGGGGAGGTGAATGGACAAGAGCTGTCTATAGCTTCTCACTCCATAGCCAGGATCTCCTTTGCCAAGAAGCCCCATGTAGAGCAG ATTACCAGAAAATTCAGGCTCAATTCTGATGGGAAACTCGAACAAACTGTCTCAATGGCAACCACTACACAGCCCATGACTCAGCACTTACACATCACCTACAAGAAGGTGACACCCTGA
- the ATG4B gene encoding cysteine protease ATG4B, with amino-acid sequence MDAATLTYDTLRFEYEDFPETKEPVWILGRKYSVFTEKEEILLDVTSRLWFTYRKNFPAIGGTGPTSDTGWGCMLRCGQMIFAQALVCRHLGRDWRWIKGKRQMDNYFNVLNAFIDKKDSYYSIHQIAQMGVGEGKSIGQWYGPNTVAQVLKKLATFDTWSSLAVHIAMDNTVVMEEIRRLCQSNVPCAGAAACPALDSDVLYNGCPEDLGLRGRLPLWKPLVLLIPLRLGLTEINEAYIETLKHCFMMPQSLGVIGGKPNSAHYFIGYVGEELIYLDPHTTQPAVEPGDSGCLPDESFHCQHPPCRMSIAELDPSIAVGFFCNTEADFNDWCQQIKKLSLVRGALPMFELVERQPSHFSNPDVLNLTPDSSDADRLERFFDSEDEDFEILSL; translated from the exons ATGGACGCAG cTACGCTTACCTACGACACCCTCAGGTTTGAGTATGAAGACTTCCCTGAGACCAAAGAACCTGTTTGGATCCTTGGCAGGAAATACAGTGTTTTTACAG AGAAGGAAGAGATCCTGCTGGATGTGACCTCTAGGCTTTGGTTCACCTACAGAAAGAACTTTCCTGCTATTG GAGGAACGGGTCCCACCTCTGACACGGGCTGGGGCTGCATGCTGCGCTGTGGCCAGATGATCTTTGCTCAGGCCTTGGTCTGCAGGCATTTGGGAAGAG ACTGGAGGTGGATAAAAGGGAAGAGGCAGATGGATAATTACTTCAACGTTCTTAATGCCTTCATTGACAAAAAAGACAGCTACTACTCCATTCACCAGATAG cccagatgGGAGTCGGGGAGGGAAAATCCATAGGCCAGTGGTACGGCCCGAACACGGTGGCACAGGTGCTCAA AAAACTTGCAACTTTTGAtacctggagttccctggcagTACACATAGCCATGGACAACACAGTGGTGATGGAAGAAATCC GGAGGCTGTGCCAGTCCAATGTGCcatgtgctggagctgcagcatgCCCTGCCCTGGACTCAGATGTGCTCTACAATGGGTGCCCAGAGGACCTGGGGCTCAGAGGGAGGCTCCCCCTGTGGAAACCACTGGTGCTGCTGATACCTCTCCGCCTCGGGCTCACAGAGATCAATGAAGCCTACATTGAAACACTAAAG cactGCTTCATGATGCCCCAGTCCCTGGGAGTGATTGGAGGGAAGCCAAACAGTGCTCACTACTTCATTGGCTATGTAG GTGAGGAGCTCATTTACCTGGACCCCCACACCACGCAGCCGGCGGTGGAGCCCGGTGACAGCGGCTGCCTCCCCGACGAGAGCTTCCACTGCCAGCACCCCCCGTGCAGGATGAGCATCGCCGAGCTCGACCCCTCCATCGCCGTG ggctTTTTCTGCAACACAGAGGCAGACTTTAATGACTGGTGCCAGCAAATCAAAAAG ctgTCCCTGGTCAGAGGAGCGCTGCCCATGTTCGAGCTGGTGGAGCGCCAGCCCTCCCACTTCTCCAACCCCGACGTCCTGAATCTCACACCAG ACTCCTCTGATGCCGACAGATTGGAAAGGTTCTTTGACTCGGAAGATGAAGACTTTGAAATCCTGTCCCTTTGA
- the THAP4 gene encoding peroxynitrite isomerase THAP4 isoform X1, which yields MVICCAAANCSNRQGKARHGAVSFHRFPLKDSKRLIQWLKAVQRDNWTPTKYSFLCSEHFTKDSFFKRLEDHHRLLKPTAVPTIFQLVEKKHGKLDYVRSRRKIARQVLVQDGEAPQEGGGEVAHRSPSSGQDFMVMQGTKEMEEATLKEEIGSMPKEEQALHSQLDGPRRRTLGDHLGTKPGVQVKPERSPGKDCARGSWAGSWVADRSGVSVDDFTPPASGACKFIGSLHSYSFSSKHARERPSLPKEQLERKRPKRDVEPSCSSQPLGHDKAVTEASPTSSLTATPQKPSQGLSASPADLTPRPAAEAVLGRKGDTDANPMSINEVIMSASGACKLIDSLHSYCFSSRQSKSQVCCLREQVEKKNGELKLLRQRISRSDSQVRKLKEKLNEMKRNSFPYLNSLISQDCETPQLNPVMEPLSWMLGTWLSDPPGDGTFPTMKPFQYLEEVHISHVGQPMLNFSFNAFHPDTRKPMHRECGFIRLKPDTNKVAFISAQNTGLVEVEEGEVNGQELSIASHSIARISFAKKPHVEQITRKFRLNSDGKLEQTVSMATTTQPMTQHLHITYKKVTP from the exons ATGGTGATCTGCTGCGCCGCCGCCAACTGCTCGAACCGGCAGGGCAAGGCGCGCCACGGCGCCGTCTCCTTCCACAG ATTCCCCCTGAAGGATTCGAAACGCTTGATCCAGTGGCTGAAAGCTGTTCAGAGAGACAACTGGACGCCCACCAAGTATTCCTTTCTCTGCAGCGAGCACTTCACCAAAGACAGTTTCTTCAAGCGGCTGGAAGACCATCACCGCTTGCTGAAGcccactgctgtccccaccaTCTTCCAGCTGGTGGAGAAGAAGCACGGCAAGCTGGATTATGTcaggagcagaaggaaaataGCCAGGCAGGTGCTGGTACAGGATGGGGAGGCCCCGCAGGAAGGAGGCGGTGAGGTAGCACACAGGTCTCCATCTTCTGGCCAGGACTTCATGGTGATGCAAGGGACAAAAGAGATGGAGGAGGCCACTCTGAAAGAGGAAATAGGATCCATGCCCAAGGAGGAACAGGCCCTCCACAGCCAGCTGGACGGCCCTCGGAGAAGGACGTTAGGGGATCATTTGGGCACCAAGCCTGGGGTGCAGGTAAAGCCTGAGAGGTCTCCTGGCAAGGACTGTGCCaggggcagctgggcagggagctgggtggCAGACAGGAGCGGCGTGTCCGTGGACGATTTCACCCCTCCTGCCTCAGGTGCCTGCAAGTTCATCGGCTCCCTGCACTCGTACAGCTTTTCCTCCAAGCACGCCAGGGAGAGGCCGTCTCTCCCCAAGGAGCAGCTAGAAAGGAAAAGGCCAAAGAGAGACGtggagcccagctgcagcagccagcccttGGGGCACGACAAGGCCGTCACAGAAGCGTCCCCGACATCATCGCTCACGGCCACCCCCCAGAAACCCTCGCAGGGTCTGTCAGCATCCCCAGCTGACCTGACCCCTCGTCCCGCCGCCGAGGCCGTGCTGGGGCGCAAGGGGGACACGGACGCCAACCCCATGTCCATCAACGAGGTGATCATGTCGGCCTCGGGCGCCTGCAAGCTCATCGACTCCCTGCACTCGTACTGCTTCTCCTCCCGGCAGAGCAAGAGCCAGGTGTGCTGCTTGCGGGAGCAGGTGGAGAAGAAGAACGGGGAGCTGAAGCTCCTGAGGCAGAGGATCAGCCGCTCCGACAGCCAAGTCAGGAAGCTGAAGGAGAAGCTGAACGAGATGAAGCGCAACAGTTTCCCTTACTTGAACAGCCTGATATCCCAGGACTGTG AGACTCCCCAGCTGAACCCTGTGATGGAACCCCTGTCCTGGATGCTGGGCACCTGGCTCTCAGACCCACCAGGAGATGGCACCTTCCCTACAATGAAGCCCTTCCAGTACCTGGAGGAAGTGCACATCTCTCACGTGGGACAGCCCATGCTCAACTTCTC GTTCAACGCCTTCCACCCGGACACCAGGAAGCCCATGCACCGGGAGTGTGGCTTCATCCGCCTCAAACCCGACACTAACAAGGTGGCCTTCATCAGTGCCCAGAACACAG GTCTGGTGGAGGTGGAGGAAGGGGAGGTGAATGGACAAGAGCTGTCTATAGCTTCTCACTCCATAGCCAGGATCTCCTTTGCCAAGAAGCCCCATGTAGAGCAG ATTACCAGAAAATTCAGGCTCAATTCTGATGGGAAACTCGAACAAACTGTCTCAATGGCAACCACTACACAGCCCATGACTCAGCACTTACACATCACCTACAAGAAGGTGACACCCTGA